Genomic segment of Rhodococcus sp. W8901:
GCGGTCACTCGAGCCGTGCGCGGCGAGCGTGTAGAGGGCACACTTGTCGGCGATGCAGTCGCCGCCCTCGAATGCGCCGATCACGTCGATGCTCGTCGAGAACGAACCACCCGGCATTTCGGACGGCTTGATGAACTTCGGCTTGTAGAAGACCGAAGCGTCGGTGGACGAGTACTTGTTCGTCTGCGCGATGCCGACGTAGATACCCATGCCGGCAGTCGAGAACCCGCTGCCGCGGACATTGATCGTGTCACCGGCGGCATTGAGTCCGCTCGTCTTGCTCGCGTTGACCCGGGGGCCGCTGCCCGTGACCGGAGGCGTCGTCGGCTTGGTGGTCGTGGTCGGCGGCGTCGTCGTGGTCGTCGGCTTGGTGGTGGTGGTCGTCGTCGGCTTGGTGGTCGTCGTCGGGGGAGCCGTGGTGGTGGTGGTGGTCGTCGTCGGCGGTGTCATGGTGGTCGTCGGAGTGACTGCGGCAAAGGACACTGGGGTCTCGGTGTCCTGGCTGCGGTCGGCGGAGCCGTGCGCGGCGACGGTGTAGATCGAGCACGCGTTCTGGGTGCAGTCCGAGTCGCCCTTGACGGCTACGACATCGACGGTGGTGTTCCAGGAGCCGCTCTTGATGTCGGCTGCCTTGATCCACGCGGTGGTCATCCATGCGCCGGCGTCGGTGGCCGAGAACTTGTCGTCCTGGACGAGGCCGACGTAGATGCCGGGTTGTGCGCCGGAGAAGCCGGTGCCCGAGACGGTGATGGTCTCACCGTCGACCAGGCCGGTCTTCTTCGAGACGGTCGTGACCGGAGTGCCGGAGGTGGTCTTGACCACCGGAGCGCCGGCTACGGTCGTGACCGGGGTGCTGGAAATGGCTTGGGCGGCAGCGTCGCTGCCGTCTGGGGTATCGGGAGCAGCAATGGCGATGCCCACCGGCGTCGTCAATGCCAAGGCGACCGCCGTGGTCGCGAACGCAGCCCTGCTGAACGCGCGCATCTTCCTTCTTCCTGGTCACAGCCGCAGTCCACGGCGCCATAGGGCGAACAGACCCCAAGTGAGGTTAGCCTATGTTTGCCTAGGCGAGCCTAAGCTACATCACTTTTCGTGATCTTGGTGAGCCAGGATTTCGGGTCGGGTTCGTAGCCGACAGATTTCGGTCCAGGGAGGAGACGGCGGACGAGCGCTCTGCCGACCGTGAGTGGCGGACGGCTAGGGCGTCGCGGATCCGGGCGTTTGGATCTGCACGGCCAGCCAGGGCAGCGCGTCGGCGAAGCCCTGTGCCGCGAACTGCCAAGTGTGACGACCGTTCGATGTGTGCACCTCGCAGGAGATCCCGGCCGACGACGCGGTGGCACACAGTTGCTCGGCCGTACCGGTCTCGCCGGCATCGTGGGTGTCGTCGTGGCCACCCGTTCCGTCCATCCCCGGACTCGGCGCCGGCGCGGGGCCGGACAGGTTCGCGCCCTGCCGCGGAGGTACGTCGCTGTCCTGGAACCAGCCCGAGATCCCTTGGTACAGCCCGTGTTCGGTCATCGCCTTCGTCGGATCGAACCGGTCCCGCAGCGCGGTGTCGCCGCCGTACAGGCGGTCCAGGGTCTGCTCGTCGGTGCCGGCGGTCGGGGCGACGTCTCCCGCGATGTCCTCGAAGGTGCTGAACAGGTCCGGATGCATCACGATGAGATCGACCGCGCACGTGCCACCCATCGACCAGCCCACGACACCCCAGCTCTCGGGGTTTGCCGATGCCCCGAACGTGGACACGACGTACGGGCGGACGTCGTCGACCAGGTGGGATGCCGAGTCTCCGCGCGGGCCGTCGACACATTCGGTGTCGTTGTTGAAGCTGCCGCCGGCATCGACGAACACGAGGATCGGGGCCTGGCCGCCGTGTGCCTGCGCATAGGCGTCGACGGTGTCGACGGCGCCGCCGGTCCGCAGCCAATCCGCAGCAGTGTTGAACTCGCCGCCGACCATCATGATGACCGGCAACGCGGGAGGCGTGTCGCCTGCGAACCACGCCGGCGGCAGATACACGTACTCGGTCCGATGCTTGAAACCGCTCGCGGCGTCGGGGACGTCGACCGGCACCACCTTCCCCGTCGACATGGTCGTGTTTCGAAGGACAGGGAGGTCCGCGGCAGCCACCTGATCCGGGACCGGGCCGGCCGTCGCTGCGCCCCACGCGGTCTGCACGGTGGGGTAGTAGCCCACCCACTGGTTCAACGTCAGCGCCACACACGCGAAGGTCAACGGGATCAGAACGATCGACAGGCCGCGTCGCCACCAGCGGGTTCCCCGCCACCCGAGCACCGCGATCGCGATCGCGGCGACGAACACCGCCGACCACGCCCACAGCTGGATCGGTGCCGGATCCGACGCCAGCCCCTGCTGTCCGACGAACCAGTCCGCGGTCGCCGCGGCCGCCACGCCCAGCGCCGCGGCGACCGGCACCCACAGCAGCCACCAGCGCCTGCTGCGGCGGACCAGGACGGCGATCAACACGACGACGCTGACAATCTCCACCGTCAGTGGAAGCCAGCCGCCCAGCAGCGATACGCCGCTGCGGTAACCGCCCTGCGCAGCCACCCCGGCGGCCGGAGCGGCCGCGAGAAGGAGGGAGACCACGGAGTCCACCTACCCAGTGTGCGACGCGAACCTGGCAACCGGCTGTGCCCTCGATCGGTCTCGCACGCTCAACCCCTGTGCCCTCGATCGGTCTCGCACGCTCAACCGACTAGGCTGCTACACCGTGATCACCCGCATGTCGCACCTGTTCCTCCGTACCCTCCGCGACGACCCGGCCGACGCCGAGGTCGCCAGCCACAAGCTGCTGGTCCGTGCCGGCTACGTGCGGCGTATCGCGCCAGGCGTGTACTCGTGGCTGCCTCTGGGTCTGCGGGTGCTGCGCGAGGTGGAGCGCGTGGTCCGCGAGGAGATGAACGCGATGGGTGCGCAGGAGATCCTGCTGCCCGCGCTGCTGCCGCGCGATCCCTACGAGACGTCGAACCGCTGGACCGAGTACGGCGCAAGCCTGTTCCGCCTCCAGGACCGCAAGGGCAACGACTACATGCTCGGCCCCACCCACGAGGAGCTCTTCGCGCTCACCGTGAAGGGCGAATACAACTCGTACAAGGACTTCCCGGTCACCCTGTACCAGGTGCAGACCAAGTACCGCGACGAGGAGCGTCCCCGCGCCGGCATCCTGCGCGGCCGCGAGTTCGTGATGAAGGACTCGTACTCGTTCGACCTCACCGACGAGGGCCTGACGGCGTCCTACCAGGCGCACCGCGACACCTACGAGCGGATCCTGTCCCGGCTCGGCGTCAAGTACGTCATCGTGTCCGCCACGTCGGGTGCGATGGGTGGCAGCGCGTCGGAGGAGTTCCTGGCCGAGAGCGAGATCGGCGAGGACACCTACGTCCGCTGCATCGAGTCCGGCTACGCCGCCAACGTCGAGGCCGTCAAGACCCTGGCTCCCGCGCCGATCCCGTTCGACGGGCTGCCGGCCGCCGAGGTTCGTGACACCCCCGGCACCGAGACCATCGACACCCTCGTCGAGTGGGCCAACGGCGCCGACCTGGGCAAGACCGTGACCGCCGCGGACACGCTGAAGAACATCATGGTGAAGACCCGCGTGCCCGGCGGCGAGTGGGAACTGCTCGCGATCGGCATCCCCGGCGACCGCGAGGTGGACGAGAAGCGCCTCGAGGCTGCGCTCGAGCCGGCCGAGTACGTGCTCATCACCGAGACCGATTTCAAGAACAACCCGTTCCTCGTCAAGGGCTACATCGGCCCGAAGGCGCTGCAGGAGAACGGTGTCCGCTACCTCGTCGACCCGCGCGTCGTGGACGGCACCAGCTGGATCACCGGCGCCGACGAGGAGGGCAAGCACTACGTGGGCCTGGTCGCCGGACGCGACTTCACCCCGGACGGCACCATCGAGGCCGCCGAGGTGCGCGACGGCGATCCGTCGCCCGACGGCGCCGGTGCACTGGTCGCCGCCCGTGGTATCGAGGTCGGTCACGTGTTCCAGCTGGGCCGCAAGTACACCGACGTGTTCAATGTCGACGTGCTCGGCGAGAACGGTAAGCCTGTCCGCCCCACCATGGGCTCGTACGGCATCGGCGTCTCGCGTCTCGTCGCGGTCATCGCCGAGCAGCATCACGACGACAAGGGCCTGCGCTGGCCCGCCGAGGTCACCCCGTTCGACGTGCACCTGGTCATCGCGAACAAGGACGACGCGGCCCGCGAGGGCGCCGAGGCCCTGGCCGCCGAGCTGGACAAGGCCCGCGTCGAGGTGCTGTTCGACGACCGCAAGGCGTCGCCGGGCGTGAAGTTCAAGGACTCCGAGCTGATCGGCATCCCGCTGGTCGTGGTCGTGGGTCGCGGCTTCGCCGAGGGCAACGTGGAACTGCGCGACCGCTTCACCGGCGAATCCCGCGAGGTCCCCGTCGAGGGCGCGCTCGGGGAGATCCTCACCGCGATCCGCGGCTGACGAAGCTCCGCGTACCGCCACCGCGGCACGTTTGATCAGTGGCCGCCCACCCCTGACCGGGGTGGGCGGCCACTCGTATACATTCGGCCGACGGACAGCTCGAGGGGGGCAAGCCCCCGGCCCGCGGGCCGTCACGCCGACTGCCATCGGTGAGTCCGTTCGGATCAGCGCTTGATCCCGGCGTCGTACTCGGCGCGTCCGGCGTCGACGTCCAGGAACACCCGCTCGAGTCCGGTCGCCCGCCGCAACAGGCGGGCGACCGGTCGCGGGAACAGCGGCCACAGCAGCGCACCGGACAGGCGTCCCGGCACGACGGCCCGGCGGCGACCGGTCCGCAGGATCTGCACGACTGCCTGCGCGACCTGTTCCGGCCGGATCGGGGCGATCAACCGTCCGGGATGAGTACCGGCGAGCAGTCCGGTGCTCGTGAACGTCGGCAGCACCGTGCCGACCCGCACCCCGTGCGCGGCCAGTTCGGCGTCGGCGGCGTCGCCGAAGCACAGCACCGCGGCCTTGGTGGCGTTGTAGACGGCCATGCCCGGAGCCGGGATGCATCCGGCGATCGAGGCGATGTTGACGATCCGGCCGCCGCCGGATGCCCTCATCGCCCGTCCCGCGGCGCGGGTGCCGTGCACCACCCCGCGCAGGTTGACGTCCACCACGGTGTCGACGATCGCGTCGTCCTGCTCGAGCAGTGGGCCGAGCGGCATGACGCCGGCGTTGTTGATCCAGCCCCACGGGGGACCGAGGGTCGACCGCACACGGGCGAGGAAGGACTCGACCGAACGGGGATCGGTGACGTCGAGGACCGCACCGAAGACGCCGACGGCGTCGGCGGTGCGCCGCACCTCGGCCTCGTCGATGTCGCCGATCGCGACCAGTGCGCCGGCGTCGCGCAGCGCCGTTGCGGTCGCCCTCCCGATGCCCCGCGCTCCGCCGGTCACCACGACGACGCGACCGGTGATGTCGGTTCTTCTCACGAGTGGCTCTCCTTCAGTTCGTCGAGCGTGCGGCGCAACACTTTTCCCGACGATCCGCGGGTCCGCGCGTCGACGAACACGACGTCGCGGGGCATCCGGGATCGGGGGAGTTCGGCTGCGAGATAGTCGCGGACGGCCTGCTCGTCGAGGCCCTGCTCGCACACCAGGTACGCCCGCAGGCGCTGCCCGAAGTCGGCGTCGGGGACGGGGGCGACCACGGCATCGGTGACGGCCGGGTGCGCCAGCAACACCACCTCGACCTCCTCGGGGAAGACGTTCTCGCCCCCGGAGACGATCATCGCGTCGGAGCGGCCCGCGACGTGGAGTCGGCCCGCCGCGTCGAGGTGGCCGCGGTCGCCGGTGTCGAGGAAGCCGTCGGCGTCGCTCTTGCGGGTGCCGTCGGTGTAGGTCTCGATCTGGCCCGGGGTGCGCACCAGAATCCGGCCCTCGGCGCCGGGTGGGACCGGACCGTCGTCGGTGTCGGCGATGCGAACTATGTTGCCGCGCGGGGGAACCCCCGCGCAGTCGGGCGCTACGGCGAGGTCGGCGGGTGTCGCGATGCTGATGTACGCCGCCTCGGTCGAGCCGTACAGGTTGTGCAGCACCGGGCCCCACGCGTCGGTGACCTGCGCGACGAGGGAAGCGTCCAGTCGTGCGCCGCCGCTCGCGACGATCCGCAGCGCGGACAGGTCGGCCTCCGGCATCGCGTCCACCACACCGAGCAGTCGGCGCAGCATCGTCGGCACCGCGATCAGGGCGGCGCAGCGGTGGGTATGCAGGTCGCGTAGCGCCTGGACGGCGTCGAATCGTCGCCGCAGCACCAGCGTGGACCCGAGGGTCAGCGTCAGCGTCGCGACCAGTAGACCCCAGCCGTGGAAGATCGGCGCCGCCACCAGGACTCGTTCGTCGCCGCGCAGCGGGATCTTCGACAGCAGACCCGCCGGCAGCAACAGCGTCGGCGAATCCCCGCGCGGTGCGCCCTTCGGCGTCCCGCTGGTGCCGCTGGTCAGGATCACCAGCGACGGCGGCCGCGGCGGCCGCGGCGGCCTGGGCGACAGGGTGTCCGGGGCGCCGGTCAGGAGAGCCGACAGCGACCCCTCCGTGTCCGGATCCTCGGTCCACGCGCACCAGCGCGGGCCGTCGAATCCCTCTACGACCGGGGTGAACTCCTCGTCGTGGATCACCGCGTCGAGGCGCTCCCGCGCGGCCACTTCGGTGACCTGACGGCGCCCGAAGTCGGAGTTGAGCAGCACCACACGGGCTCCGGCGGCCGACGCCGCGCACAGCGCGACGACGGCGTCGGCGTGGTTGCGGCACAGGATGCCCACCTCGTCGACGATGTGCATGGCTCGCCTCATGCTCGGTGCCGCACTGCGAGCAGGGCGCGGGTGCCGGCGTTCATCGCGGCCAGCAGGGGCCCGCGGAGTCGGTCGGGGTAGGCGGTCGCGACGCGTTGGGTGGTGACCGTCTGCGGTTCGGTGTAGCGGACGATGCCCTCGCGACCGTGTCGGCGCCCGGTCCCGCTGGTGCGCATGCCGCCCATCGGGGCGCCCAGTGACGCGATCGCGGACAGGTAGCCGTCGTTGACGTTCACCGAACCGGCCACCACCTGGGCGGCGATCCGGCGTCCGCGCCGCACGTCGCGGGTCCACACGCTCGCGCTCAGTCCGTACTCGCCCTCGTTGGCCCGACGGACCGCCTCCACCTCGGACGCCACGGGGTAGACGGAGACGACCGGACCGAAGGTTTCCTCGGCGTGGACCGCCATCTCGGCCGTCACGCCGGTGAGGACGGTCGGCTCGTGGAACAGCGGGCCGAGATCGGGGCGTGCCCGGCCGCCGGTCACGGCGGTCGCGCCCTTCGCGAGAGCGTCCGCGATATGCTTCTCGGTGGCCTCCAGCTGGCGGCGGGACGTCAGCGAACCCATGTCCACGTCGTAGCCGTACCCGGCGCCGATCCGAAGCCGCTCGGTGCGCGTGACCAGTTCGCGCACGAACCGGTCGAACACGCTCTCGTGCACGTAGATCCGCTCGATGCCGATGCACATCTGCCCGGCGTTGGAGAACGCCGCCTGCACCGCGCCGCGCACGGCGGCCGCGAGATCCGCGTCGGCGCACACGATCATCGGGTTCTTCCCGCCCAGCTCGAGCGAGGCCCCGATCAGTCGGTCCGCGCAGCGCCGGGCGATCTCCCGGCCGGTTGCGGTGGACCCGGTGAAGCTCACGTAGTCCACCTCGGCCACCAGCGCGGGCCCGATGCGGCTGCCGGGACCGGCCACCACCTGCCACACCGCCTCCGGCGCCCCGGCCCGAATCGCCAGGTGGCGGGCGTAGAGCAGCGTGAGCGGTGCCTGCGAGTCGGCCTTGCTGAGCACCGCATTGCCGGCGAGCAGCGCGGGGATCACATCGCCGACGGCCAGGAACAGCGGGTAGTTCCACGGCGCGATCACCCCGACCAGGCCCTTGGGCCGGTAGCCGACGCGGGCGGAGACCAGTCCCGGCACCGCGCCCCGGACGCGACGTTCGCCCAGATAGCGGGTGCTGTGGGCGGCGTAGTGCAGCGCGGTGGCGACGACGCCCTGCACCTCGACGGCGGTATGCACGCGGGCCTTGCCGGTCTCCCACTGCATGAGGTCGCACAGGCTGTCGTGGTGGTCGACGAGCAGACGCGCGAAGCGCGCCGCGATCGCCTGCCGGTCCCGGACCGGCCGGGCCGCCCAACCCGGCTGCGCTGCCCGGCCCACGGCTGCGACGGCGGCCACCGATTCCGAGGACGTCTGCGGGACGGCGGGGAGCGGCTCGCCAGTGAACGGAACGGCGGCGCAGGAGAATTCGGAGGAGGTCGGCAGCTGGGCCAGCAGGCCCTCGTGCAGGGCGGTCAGCACGGCGCACCCGCGCGCGTGCGGACGGTGGTCACCACACCAGTCGGGTGAGGTACCTCTCGGCGTAGCGGCGCACCGCGGCGGGATCGGTCGTGTCCAACTGCCCGTGCGGATGCAGCATCAAAGACATCGCGATGCGCATGAGGATCTCGGAGGCCGCGAGCAGATCCTCCTCGGGCATCGCCGCCCCACTGTGACGCAGCGCCGCGGCGACCCGGGCGGCGGTCACCGCGATCGGCGCCCCGTCGGTCCGCGAGGTCACCTCGACCATCAGCTCCGGCTCGCTCTCGAGGATGCGCCCGATCAGCGGGATCTCGCGGGTCAATTGGATTCCCCGGGCGAAGCACTCGACGACCGCCTGCGCCGGGTCGAGATTCCGGGCAAGGGCGTCGAGTTGATCGAAGAACAGCCCCGCCTCGCGCAGGATCAGCACTTCGACCAGCGCGTCCTTGTTCGGGAACCGTCGGTAGAGGGTGCTGCGGCTGATTCCCGCCCGCTTCGCGATGTCGTCCATGTTGGTGCGCCGAATTCCGTAGCGCTCGAACTCCTCCCGCGCGGCGTCGAGCATCGCCTGCTCCGCGGTGGCGGCGGGTAGTGCGGTGGGAGTGCGGCGCGTGGTCATCACCGGTCAGCATATCCATCGTCAGATCGCCCGCAGCGTCACCGGGAGGCGGTCCTTCGGAACCGGCAGCGTGGTGTTGTCGAGCTTCCAGGTGTAGCCGTCGGGGACCGACCACTCGTACTCGAGCAGGAGGTTGTGCATGATCGTCTTGATCTCCATCTGGGCGAAGTACAGGCCGATGCACTTGTGCACGCCACCACCGAACGGCATCCATGCGTACCGATGCGACTTGTCCTCGGCGCGTTCGGGGGAGAAGCGGTCCGGATCGAACCGTTCGGGATCCGTCCACAGCGCCGGGTTGTGGTGGTTGACCATTCCGATCGCGCTGACGTACGTGCCCTTCGGGACGAAGTGTCCGTCGATCTCCGTGTCCTCCAAGGCTCGTCGGGCCAGACCGGGCACCGGCGAGTTCAGCCGCAGCGACTCCTTCATGACGGCGTCCAGCACCGTGAACTCCGCGAGGTTGTCGTACGTGATGTCCCGCGGCAGCGC
This window contains:
- a CDS encoding succinic semialdehyde dehydrogenase, producing the protein MLTALHEGLLAQLPTSSEFSCAAVPFTGEPLPAVPQTSSESVAAVAAVGRAAQPGWAARPVRDRQAIAARFARLLVDHHDSLCDLMQWETGKARVHTAVEVQGVVATALHYAAHSTRYLGERRVRGAVPGLVSARVGYRPKGLVGVIAPWNYPLFLAVGDVIPALLAGNAVLSKADSQAPLTLLYARHLAIRAGAPEAVWQVVAGPGSRIGPALVAEVDYVSFTGSTATGREIARRCADRLIGASLELGGKNPMIVCADADLAAAVRGAVQAAFSNAGQMCIGIERIYVHESVFDRFVRELVTRTERLRIGAGYGYDVDMGSLTSRRQLEATEKHIADALAKGATAVTGGRARPDLGPLFHEPTVLTGVTAEMAVHAEETFGPVVSVYPVASEVEAVRRANEGEYGLSASVWTRDVRRGRRIAAQVVAGSVNVNDGYLSAIASLGAPMGGMRTSGTGRRHGREGIVRYTEPQTVTTQRVATAYPDRLRGPLLAAMNAGTRALLAVRHRA
- a CDS encoding TetR/AcrR family transcriptional regulator, with product MTTRRTPTALPAATAEQAMLDAAREEFERYGIRRTNMDDIAKRAGISRSTLYRRFPNKDALVEVLILREAGLFFDQLDALARNLDPAQAVVECFARGIQLTREIPLIGRILESEPELMVEVTSRTDGAPIAVTAARVAAALRHSGAAMPEEDLLAASEILMRIAMSLMLHPHGQLDTTDPAAVRRYAERYLTRLVW
- a CDS encoding proline--tRNA ligase: MITRMSHLFLRTLRDDPADAEVASHKLLVRAGYVRRIAPGVYSWLPLGLRVLREVERVVREEMNAMGAQEILLPALLPRDPYETSNRWTEYGASLFRLQDRKGNDYMLGPTHEELFALTVKGEYNSYKDFPVTLYQVQTKYRDEERPRAGILRGREFVMKDSYSFDLTDEGLTASYQAHRDTYERILSRLGVKYVIVSATSGAMGGSASEEFLAESEIGEDTYVRCIESGYAANVEAVKTLAPAPIPFDGLPAAEVRDTPGTETIDTLVEWANGADLGKTVTAADTLKNIMVKTRVPGGEWELLAIGIPGDREVDEKRLEAALEPAEYVLITETDFKNNPFLVKGYIGPKALQENGVRYLVDPRVVDGTSWITGADEEGKHYVGLVAGRDFTPDGTIEAAEVRDGDPSPDGAGALVAARGIEVGHVFQLGRKYTDVFNVDVLGENGKPVRPTMGSYGIGVSRLVAVIAEQHHDDKGLRWPAEVTPFDVHLVIANKDDAAREGAEALAAELDKARVEVLFDDRKASPGVKFKDSELIGIPLVVVVGRGFAEGNVELRDRFTGESREVPVEGALGEILTAIRG
- a CDS encoding SDR family NAD(P)-dependent oxidoreductase — protein: MRRTDITGRVVVVTGGARGIGRATATALRDAGALVAIGDIDEAEVRRTADAVGVFGAVLDVTDPRSVESFLARVRSTLGPPWGWINNAGVMPLGPLLEQDDAIVDTVVDVNLRGVVHGTRAAGRAMRASGGGRIVNIASIAGCIPAPGMAVYNATKAAVLCFGDAADAELAAHGVRVGTVLPTFTSTGLLAGTHPGRLIAPIRPEQVAQAVVQILRTGRRRAVVPGRLSGALLWPLFPRPVARLLRRATGLERVFLDVDAGRAEYDAGIKR
- a CDS encoding alpha/beta hydrolase produces the protein MVSLLLAAAPAAGVAAQGGYRSGVSLLGGWLPLTVEIVSVVVLIAVLVRRSRRWWLLWVPVAAALGVAAAATADWFVGQQGLASDPAPIQLWAWSAVFVAAIAIAVLGWRGTRWWRRGLSIVLIPLTFACVALTLNQWVGYYPTVQTAWGAATAGPVPDQVAAADLPVLRNTTMSTGKVVPVDVPDAASGFKHRTEYVYLPPAWFAGDTPPALPVIMMVGGEFNTAADWLRTGGAVDTVDAYAQAHGGQAPILVFVDAGGSFNNDTECVDGPRGDSASHLVDDVRPYVVSTFGASANPESWGVVGWSMGGTCAVDLIVMHPDLFSTFEDIAGDVAPTAGTDEQTLDRLYGGDTALRDRFDPTKAMTEHGLYQGISGWFQDSDVPPRQGANLSGPAPAPSPGMDGTGGHDDTHDAGETGTAEQLCATASSAGISCEVHTSNGRHTWQFAAQGFADALPWLAVQIQTPGSATP
- a CDS encoding AMP-binding protein, with the protein product MHIVDEVGILCRNHADAVVALCAASAAGARVVLLNSDFGRRQVTEVAARERLDAVIHDEEFTPVVEGFDGPRWCAWTEDPDTEGSLSALLTGAPDTLSPRPPRPPRPPSLVILTSGTSGTPKGAPRGDSPTLLLPAGLLSKIPLRGDERVLVAAPIFHGWGLLVATLTLTLGSTLVLRRRFDAVQALRDLHTHRCAALIAVPTMLRRLLGVVDAMPEADLSALRIVASGGARLDASLVAQVTDAWGPVLHNLYGSTEAAYISIATPADLAVAPDCAGVPPRGNIVRIADTDDGPVPPGAEGRILVRTPGQIETYTDGTRKSDADGFLDTGDRGHLDAAGRLHVAGRSDAMIVSGGENVFPEEVEVVLLAHPAVTDAVVAPVPDADFGQRLRAYLVCEQGLDEQAVRDYLAAELPRSRMPRDVVFVDARTRGSSGKVLRRTLDELKESHS